The Vibrio tarriae genome includes a window with the following:
- a CDS encoding DNA-directed RNA polymerase subunit alpha, which translates to MQGSVTEFLKPRLVDIEQISTTHAKVTLEPLERGFGHTLGNALRRILLSSMPGCAVTEVEIEGVLHEYSTKEGVQEDILEILLNLKGLAVRVAEGKDEVFITLNKSGSGPVVAGDITHDGDVEIVNPEHVICHLTSDNAAIAMRIKVERGRGYVPASARIHTEEDERPIGRLLVDATFSPVDKIAYSVEAARVEQRTDLDKLVIDMETNGTLEPEEAIRRAATILAEQLDAFVDLRDVRVPEEKEEKPEFDPILLRPVDDLELTVRSANCLKAEAIHYIGDLVQRTEVELLKTPNLGKKSLTEIKDVLASRGLSLGMRLENWPPASIAED; encoded by the coding sequence ATGCAGGGTTCTGTAACAGAATTTCTTAAGCCACGTCTTGTTGATATCGAACAAATCAGCACGACACACGCAAAAGTAACTCTTGAGCCGTTAGAGCGTGGTTTCGGCCATACTCTGGGTAATGCACTTCGCCGTATTCTTCTATCTTCAATGCCAGGTTGTGCTGTGACTGAAGTAGAGATTGAAGGCGTTCTTCACGAGTACAGCACCAAAGAAGGTGTTCAGGAAGATATCCTTGAGATTCTCTTGAACCTGAAAGGTCTGGCTGTTCGCGTTGCCGAAGGCAAAGATGAAGTGTTCATTACACTGAACAAATCAGGCTCGGGCCCTGTGGTTGCAGGTGACATCACCCATGACGGTGATGTAGAGATCGTAAACCCTGAACACGTTATTTGTCATTTAACCTCTGACAATGCTGCGATCGCTATGCGTATCAAAGTAGAACGTGGTCGTGGTTATGTTCCAGCTTCTGCCCGTATCCATACTGAAGAAGATGAGCGTCCAATTGGTCGTTTGCTTGTTGACGCGACTTTCAGCCCAGTAGACAAAATTGCCTACTCTGTTGAAGCAGCTCGTGTTGAACAGCGTACTGACTTGGACAAGCTTGTTATCGATATGGAAACTAACGGTACTCTTGAGCCTGAGGAAGCAATCCGTCGCGCAGCAACAATTCTTGCTGAGCAATTGGATGCGTTCGTAGATCTTCGTGATGTACGTGTACCTGAGGAGAAGGAAGAGAAGCCAGAATTCGATCCGATCCTACTGCGTCCTGTAGACGATCTTGAACTAACAGTTCGCTCTGCTAACTGTCTGAAAGCAGAAGCGATTCACTACATCGGTGATCTGGTACAGCGCACTGAGGTTGAGCTTCTTAAAACGCCAAACCTCGGTAAGAAGTCTCTTACAGAGATTAAAGACGTGCTTGCATCACGTGGTCTGTCTCTGGGCATGCGTCTAGAAAACTGGCCACCAGCGTCAATCGCTGAAGATTAA
- the rplQ gene encoding 50S ribosomal protein L17: MRHRKSGRQLNRNSSHRKAMFSNMASSLVRHEVIKTTLPKAKELRRVVEPLITLAKTDSVANRRLAFARTRDNEVVAKLFNELGPRFAARQGGYTRILKCGFRAGDKAPMAYIELVDRPEAAVEAAAE; this comes from the coding sequence ATGCGCCATCGTAAGAGTGGTCGTCAACTCAACCGCAACAGCAGTCATCGCAAAGCGATGTTCAGCAACATGGCTAGCTCTCTAGTACGTCATGAAGTTATCAAGACTACTTTGCCAAAAGCGAAAGAGCTGCGTCGCGTCGTTGAGCCTTTGATTACACTAGCTAAGACTGACAGTGTTGCTAACCGTCGTCTAGCATTTGCTCGCACTCGTGATAACGAAGTGGTAGCAAAACTGTTTAACGAACTAGGTCCACGTTTCGCTGCACGTCAAGGCGGCTACACTCGTATTCTGAAGTGTGGTTTCCGTGCAGGTGACAAAGCTCCAATGGCATACATTGAGCTGGTTGATCGCCCAGAAGCTGCTGTTGAAGCTGCTGCTGAGTAA
- a CDS encoding DUF2780 domain-containing protein: MHYRFTALLISTLASTSALAFPDLKSLGSNDLAGLVGETLSQSKATQELLTQFTSQFPLSPQQAGGGVATLLAQAQNNLNADQKSELLQLIPNLNDLNGLIPNQNLSTILQRKEVNQAFNTLGLDASMVEQFVPVLMQYLTQQGASQDLLASLGKLWQ, encoded by the coding sequence ATGCACTATCGTTTTACTGCCTTACTTATTTCGACGCTCGCCAGCACATCCGCTCTGGCTTTCCCTGACCTCAAATCTTTAGGTTCAAACGACCTCGCTGGATTAGTTGGTGAAACCCTCTCCCAATCCAAAGCAACACAAGAGTTATTGACTCAATTTACCAGTCAATTTCCTCTTTCACCGCAACAAGCGGGAGGTGGCGTAGCGACCTTGCTTGCGCAGGCTCAAAACAACCTAAATGCCGATCAAAAAAGCGAGTTGCTCCAATTAATCCCAAACCTTAATGATTTGAATGGTCTTATCCCAAATCAAAACCTCAGCACGATTTTGCAACGCAAAGAAGTGAACCAAGCCTTTAATACATTAGGACTGGATGCCAGCATGGTTGAACAGTTCGTACCTGTTTTGATGCAATACCTGACTCAGCAAGGTGCGAGTCAAGACCTATTGGCGTCATTAGGTAAGCTATGGCAGTAA
- a CDS encoding FKBP-type peptidyl-prolyl cis-trans isomerase: MSEVKFETVEQKASYGIGLQMGQQLAGSGLEGLNVAAIAAGIATALVGEQPAISVDEINQALHAIHMRAEEARQEAAKVAASEGEAFLKDNALRPEVTVLESGLQYEVLVEGNGAIPTSDKSVRVHYHGQLVDGTVFDSSVSRGQPAEFPVTGVIRGWVEALQLMPVGSKWKLYIPHNLAYGERGAGAAIPPFAALVFEVELLDIL; this comes from the coding sequence ATGTCTGAAGTAAAATTTGAAACCGTAGAACAGAAAGCAAGCTACGGCATTGGCCTACAAATGGGTCAACAGTTGGCAGGTAGTGGCCTTGAAGGCCTAAACGTAGCGGCGATTGCTGCGGGTATCGCCACCGCTCTTGTTGGCGAGCAGCCAGCGATTTCTGTTGATGAGATCAACCAAGCTCTACATGCGATTCATATGCGTGCAGAAGAAGCCCGCCAAGAAGCCGCTAAAGTGGCCGCTTCTGAAGGTGAAGCTTTCCTGAAAGATAATGCTCTACGTCCAGAAGTGACGGTTCTTGAGTCAGGCCTGCAGTACGAAGTACTGGTTGAAGGTAATGGCGCAATCCCAACATCCGATAAGTCTGTTCGCGTACACTACCACGGCCAACTGGTTGATGGCACTGTGTTTGATAGCTCAGTATCACGCGGCCAACCTGCTGAATTCCCGGTGACTGGCGTGATCCGCGGTTGGGTTGAAGCTCTGCAACTGATGCCTGTTGGCTCGAAGTGGAAACTCTACATTCCACACAACCTTGCTTATGGCGAGCGTGGCGCAGGCGCAGCGATTCCTCCATTTGCAGCGTTAGTGTTTGAAGTCGAACTGCTGGATATCCTGTAA
- a CDS encoding OapA family protein — MNRRHKKPQQTDYLAKVQNYWQQLDWPRYRQQLHALWLRLPPFHRRGLMVLTPTVLVLMVIPLPDKQEVAAETPATSKRIEVGINTQSLSEQRTQAQTALKSSAWQEYVVRQGDTLSQVFRNNELPLTDINALVKVEGSDKPLSQIQAGQLIRFKLAENGQLDILQLERNNQSVMFFRLSDGGFGRSK, encoded by the coding sequence ATGAACCGCCGCCACAAGAAGCCGCAGCAAACTGATTATCTGGCCAAAGTGCAGAATTATTGGCAGCAATTGGATTGGCCACGCTATCGCCAACAACTGCATGCGTTATGGTTGCGCTTGCCTCCTTTTCATCGTCGTGGCTTGATGGTGCTCACGCCAACTGTGTTGGTATTGATGGTGATCCCTTTGCCGGACAAGCAAGAAGTGGCAGCTGAAACTCCTGCCACGTCAAAGCGGATTGAGGTTGGGATCAATACGCAAAGCTTGAGTGAACAACGCACGCAAGCGCAAACTGCCCTTAAATCTTCGGCATGGCAAGAGTACGTGGTGCGTCAGGGGGATACTTTGTCCCAGGTGTTTCGTAACAACGAGCTACCACTCACCGACATTAATGCGCTGGTTAAGGTGGAAGGTTCTGATAAACCGCTGAGCCAAATCCAAGCCGGTCAACTGATCCGCTTTAAATTGGCGGAAAACGGTCAATTAGACATTTTGCAGCTTGAACGTAATAACCAATCAGTGATGTTCTTCCGTCTCTCTGATGGTGGCTTTGGGCGCAGTAAGTAA
- a CDS encoding DMT family transporter, which translates to MNPVALAVWLLVLGNLAASLSDVAVKMLQGEVVPFQYMFLRQLFAFALIWPVWRKQPKVLRQLHDPKVTLIRAHLVLLGAGCMVVAISYLPLATANAVFYAAPLLMLPLSILFLKERPSRGKIIATVTGFLGVLIVLRPSQFHWAALFALGTACSLALFNLLARTIPERQPVVTTLMWTTLFSLPISGLLAAAYWQPLSLSQWLWIAASSGLILLYNGLAVTAYQKAPASQIALAEYSGLIFVAAFGAFWFAEMLDALTWLGIGMIILPLLPSAWLAKWWGLLTAPKATIRETEEHH; encoded by the coding sequence ATGAACCCTGTAGCGTTAGCTGTTTGGCTACTGGTTCTGGGCAATTTGGCGGCTTCGCTCTCTGATGTGGCAGTCAAAATGCTGCAAGGTGAAGTCGTACCTTTTCAATATATGTTCTTGCGCCAACTCTTTGCTTTTGCTCTCATCTGGCCCGTGTGGCGAAAACAGCCCAAAGTCTTACGTCAACTGCATGATCCTAAAGTCACCCTAATCCGCGCTCATTTAGTGCTACTGGGCGCTGGCTGTATGGTGGTCGCGATTTCGTATTTACCCTTAGCCACCGCCAATGCCGTGTTTTACGCCGCGCCACTATTGATGCTGCCTCTCTCAATTCTGTTTCTGAAAGAGAGACCAAGCCGCGGCAAGATTATCGCAACCGTCACCGGCTTTCTTGGGGTACTGATTGTCTTGCGCCCATCGCAATTTCATTGGGCAGCCCTGTTTGCCTTGGGTACGGCATGTTCGTTGGCACTCTTTAACCTACTCGCTCGCACCATTCCTGAGCGCCAACCTGTCGTGACCACACTCATGTGGACCACACTTTTTTCACTGCCCATTTCCGGCTTACTGGCGGCCGCCTATTGGCAGCCGCTCAGCTTATCTCAGTGGTTATGGATTGCTGCAAGTTCTGGATTGATTTTGCTCTACAACGGTTTAGCCGTCACCGCGTATCAGAAAGCGCCAGCCAGTCAAATCGCACTGGCTGAGTATTCAGGATTGATCTTTGTTGCGGCTTTTGGCGCATTCTGGTTTGCTGAAATGCTGGACGCACTAACTTGGCTTGGGATCGGAATGATTATTCTGCCTCTGTTGCCTAGCGCATGGCTGGCAAAGTGGTGGGGATTACTTACTGCGCCCAAAGCCACCATCAGAGAGACGGAAGAACATCACTGA
- a CDS encoding GNAT family N-acetyltransferase — translation MINWQCIPFCQLTTQQLYELLKLRVDVFVVEQTCPYPELDNKDTLNEVHHLLGYQDGELVACARLLPAGVSYPSVSLGRVATKASARGNGLGHQLLQTALEQCQNLWPQQSIEIGAQEHLREFYARYGFVATSETYLEDGIPHIDMKRA, via the coding sequence ATGATCAACTGGCAATGTATCCCTTTTTGCCAATTAACCACCCAACAGCTGTACGAACTACTCAAACTGCGTGTCGATGTTTTTGTGGTCGAGCAGACCTGCCCCTACCCGGAATTGGATAACAAAGATACACTCAACGAAGTGCATCACCTGCTGGGTTATCAAGATGGAGAGCTCGTCGCTTGCGCACGTCTACTGCCTGCCGGGGTGAGCTATCCTAGTGTTAGCCTTGGCCGTGTGGCGACTAAGGCCAGTGCACGTGGCAATGGCTTAGGACACCAACTATTGCAAACGGCACTTGAGCAGTGTCAAAACTTATGGCCACAACAATCGATTGAAATTGGTGCACAGGAGCATCTGCGCGAGTTTTATGCTCGCTATGGCTTTGTCGCAACCTCAGAAACCTATCTAGAAGATGGCATTCCTCACATTGATATGAAAAGAGCCTAA
- the dbpA gene encoding ATP-dependent RNA helicase DbpA, translating into MNANSFAALNLKPELLANLETMGFATMTPIQAQSLPAILKGQDVIGQGKTGSGKTAAFGLGVLSNLNVKRFRVQALVLCPTRELADQVATDIRTLGRAIHNIKVLTLCGGMPMGPQIGSLEHGAHILVGTPGRILDHLSKDRIDLSELNTLVLDEADRMLEMGFQEALEAIIAAAPAERQTLLFSATYPASIEQIAQSVTRNALMIKVEATHDTSSIRQYFYKVEGSAARDEALETLLLHHQPTSSVVFCNTKREVQNVADALHQSGFSVIELHGDMEQRERDQALVQFANKSISILVATDVAARGLDVDNLDAVFNYDLSRDPEVHVHRIGRTGRAGSKGLAFSFFSDNESYRVAQIDEYMDIAIEPSTLPQPAAGARPYAANMVTIQIDGGKKDKVRPGDILGALTSDGELTAEHIGKINLFPMRAYVAVHKKIAHKALNKIANGKMKGRQFRARLLK; encoded by the coding sequence TTGAACGCCAACTCTTTTGCTGCTTTGAATCTGAAGCCTGAACTTCTCGCTAACCTTGAAACCATGGGGTTTGCCACAATGACTCCGATTCAGGCGCAATCTCTTCCTGCGATCCTTAAAGGGCAGGATGTGATTGGCCAAGGCAAAACAGGCTCCGGTAAAACCGCTGCGTTTGGTCTTGGGGTACTATCCAACCTCAATGTGAAGCGCTTTCGTGTACAAGCCTTGGTGCTGTGTCCAACACGTGAGTTGGCCGATCAAGTCGCGACCGATATTCGTACGCTAGGGCGTGCTATCCACAATATCAAAGTGTTGACGCTGTGTGGCGGTATGCCAATGGGGCCGCAGATCGGATCCCTTGAGCATGGCGCACATATCTTGGTTGGAACGCCGGGACGGATTTTGGATCATTTGAGTAAGGATCGTATCGATCTGAGTGAGCTCAATACCTTGGTGTTGGATGAAGCGGATCGCATGTTAGAAATGGGTTTCCAAGAAGCGCTGGAGGCGATCATTGCTGCCGCGCCAGCCGAGCGTCAAACCTTGCTGTTTAGTGCCACTTACCCCGCGAGCATTGAGCAGATTGCGCAAAGCGTGACTCGCAATGCGCTGATGATTAAAGTCGAGGCGACCCACGATACTTCAAGCATTCGTCAATACTTCTACAAAGTAGAAGGCAGTGCTGCGCGTGATGAGGCTCTGGAAACGTTGCTCTTGCACCATCAACCGACTTCTTCGGTGGTGTTCTGTAACACTAAACGTGAAGTACAAAATGTTGCCGATGCCCTGCATCAAAGCGGTTTTAGCGTGATTGAACTGCATGGTGATATGGAGCAGCGTGAGCGTGACCAAGCTCTAGTGCAGTTTGCTAATAAGAGTATTTCTATTCTGGTCGCGACTGATGTCGCGGCTCGCGGTCTGGATGTGGATAACCTTGATGCGGTGTTTAACTACGATTTGTCACGCGATCCTGAAGTGCATGTACATCGCATCGGGCGTACTGGTCGTGCGGGAAGTAAAGGCTTAGCGTTTAGCTTCTTTAGTGACAACGAGAGCTACCGTGTAGCGCAAATTGATGAGTACATGGACATCGCGATTGAACCTTCAACCTTGCCGCAACCTGCTGCAGGCGCGCGTCCTTACGCCGCTAACATGGTGACCATTCAGATTGACGGTGGTAAGAAAGATAAGGTGCGTCCCGGTGATATTCTTGGCGCACTGACCAGTGATGGCGAACTGACCGCGGAGCATATTGGCAAGATTAACCTGTTCCCGATGCGTGCTTATGTGGCCGTGCACAAGAAAATCGCCCACAAAGCGCTGAATAAAATTGCCAACGGTAAGATGAAGGGACGCCAGTTCCGCGCTCGCTTACTCAAATAA
- a CDS encoding Crp/Fnr family transcriptional regulator, translated as MQAQFHAYLKQHGFSDAECTQLQSVAQPLELPTRHVLVAQGETTPFAYWVLAGLCHACYLTEEGKSFSKEFYWEQDWAIGFESLLREQASPFMLETLSPVQLMGVPIEVLREWRSSGHPLYQRLLETQLLYKEQKERFMLLYRPEQRYQVMCAQFPDLMARLCDHHIAAYLGITPISLSRIKARLR; from the coding sequence ATGCAAGCACAGTTTCACGCTTATCTAAAACAGCATGGTTTTTCCGATGCCGAATGCACGCAATTGCAAAGTGTCGCTCAGCCACTCGAGCTGCCAACACGACATGTCTTGGTCGCACAAGGAGAAACCACTCCCTTTGCCTATTGGGTGCTCGCAGGGCTATGCCACGCTTGCTATCTCACCGAAGAGGGCAAAAGTTTCAGTAAAGAGTTTTATTGGGAGCAAGACTGGGCGATTGGTTTTGAAAGTTTGCTGCGTGAGCAAGCCTCACCCTTCATGCTGGAAACCTTATCTCCAGTACAACTGATGGGCGTACCGATTGAGGTGTTACGTGAATGGCGCTCTAGCGGTCACCCGCTCTATCAACGCTTACTTGAGACGCAACTGCTGTACAAGGAACAAAAAGAGCGCTTTATGTTGCTCTATCGCCCAGAACAGCGTTACCAAGTGATGTGTGCTCAGTTTCCAGATTTGATGGCACGGCTTTGTGATCATCACATCGCCGCGTATTTGGGGATAACGCCAATTAGCCTCAGCCGCATTAAAGCGCGGCTGAGATAG
- the cpdB gene encoding 2',3'-cyclic-nucleotide 2'-phosphodiesterase → MAGPVMADTIKLRIVETTDIHTNLMDYDYYKDKASNQIGLTRAATLVKQARAEVENSVLVDNGDLIQGSPMGDYIAAKGIKAGEVHPVYKAMNPLGYDVGNIGNHEFNYGLEFLKETINDAAFPYINANVFDAKTGQHLFTPYVIKEHSFKDTDGEAHTIKVGYIGFVPPQIMVWDKKNLEGKVTAADIKQTAEKLIPEMKAKGADVIVAIPHSGISTDEYQAGAENSVYYLTQVKGIDAIAFGHSHAVFPGKDFANVPGADIDKGTINGVTAVMPGRWGSHVGVMDLTLEKQQGRWAVTSGQSEARPIFDKANKKALVEADATMVQALQHDHQGTRDFVNQPIGKANDVMYSFLSLVQDDPTVQIVNLAQKDYVERFIQGDPNLDGLPVLSAAAPFKAGGRKDDPNGFTEVEAGELTFRNAADLYLYPNTLVTMKVSGQQLKEWLECSAGQFNQIDVTSSAPQSLINWDGFRTYNFDVIDGVNYQIDVTQPARYDGDCKLINPNSQRIVQLTYQGKPIDNQQTFLIATNNYRAYSNKFPGTGAEFVAFDSPDENRTVVADYIARVSKDKGEVTPSADNNWSFAPISSKTKLDIRFETSPSDKATQFIKQKGQYPMTQVASDDVGFAVYRIDLQK, encoded by the coding sequence ATGGCGGGCCCTGTAATGGCCGATACGATCAAACTACGTATTGTTGAAACCACGGATATTCATACCAATTTGATGGATTATGACTACTACAAAGATAAAGCCTCCAATCAAATTGGCCTGACGCGCGCCGCCACGCTTGTCAAACAAGCTCGCGCCGAAGTCGAAAACAGTGTGCTCGTCGATAACGGTGATTTGATCCAAGGTAGCCCAATGGGTGACTACATAGCAGCGAAAGGCATCAAGGCTGGCGAAGTACACCCCGTTTATAAAGCCATGAATCCGCTAGGTTATGATGTGGGTAACATAGGTAACCACGAATTTAACTACGGCCTTGAGTTTTTAAAAGAGACCATCAACGATGCCGCCTTCCCCTACATCAACGCCAACGTGTTTGATGCCAAAACAGGTCAGCACTTATTCACGCCTTATGTGATTAAAGAGCACAGCTTTAAAGATACCGATGGAGAGGCACATACCATCAAGGTCGGTTATATCGGATTTGTTCCGCCACAAATCATGGTGTGGGATAAGAAAAATCTCGAAGGTAAAGTGACCGCAGCCGATATCAAACAGACCGCAGAAAAACTTATCCCTGAGATGAAAGCCAAAGGTGCGGATGTGATTGTCGCCATCCCCCACTCTGGGATCAGCACCGATGAATACCAAGCTGGCGCAGAAAACTCGGTTTACTATCTGACCCAAGTCAAAGGCATTGATGCGATTGCTTTTGGCCACTCTCACGCAGTATTCCCAGGGAAAGATTTTGCTAATGTACCGGGCGCAGACATCGATAAAGGCACCATTAATGGCGTGACTGCTGTGATGCCGGGCCGTTGGGGTAGCCATGTTGGGGTGATGGATCTGACCTTAGAAAAGCAGCAAGGTCGCTGGGCAGTGACTTCCGGTCAATCCGAAGCTCGCCCAATCTTTGACAAAGCCAATAAGAAAGCGCTTGTCGAAGCCGATGCCACTATGGTGCAAGCGCTGCAACACGATCATCAAGGTACACGCGACTTTGTTAACCAGCCAATCGGCAAAGCGAACGACGTGATGTACAGCTTCTTATCACTGGTGCAAGATGACCCAACGGTACAAATCGTCAACCTCGCGCAGAAAGATTATGTCGAGCGTTTTATCCAAGGCGATCCAAACCTTGATGGTTTGCCAGTGCTTTCTGCTGCTGCGCCTTTCAAAGCCGGTGGCCGTAAAGACGATCCTAACGGTTTCACTGAAGTGGAAGCGGGTGAGCTGACTTTCCGTAATGCCGCCGACCTTTACCTGTACCCGAACACCTTAGTCACCATGAAAGTGAGCGGTCAGCAGCTTAAAGAGTGGTTAGAGTGCTCAGCAGGCCAGTTTAACCAGATTGATGTGACGTCTAGCGCACCGCAATCGCTCATCAACTGGGATGGTTTCCGCACTTACAACTTTGATGTGATTGATGGCGTCAATTACCAGATCGATGTGACTCAGCCTGCGCGCTACGATGGTGACTGCAAACTGATCAACCCAAATTCACAGCGCATCGTGCAACTGACTTATCAAGGTAAGCCGATTGATAACCAACAAACCTTCTTGATCGCCACCAACAACTATCGTGCCTACAGCAACAAATTCCCCGGCACAGGCGCTGAGTTTGTCGCGTTTGATTCACCCGATGAAAACCGCACAGTAGTGGCCGATTACATTGCTCGCGTGAGTAAGGACAAAGGCGAAGTGACGCCAAGTGCGGACAACAACTGGTCATTTGCTCCGATCAGCAGCAAAACCAAGCTGGATATTCGCTTTGAAACCTCACCAAGCGATAAAGCCACCCAGTTTATTAAACAAAAAGGTCAATATCCGATGACCCAAGTCGCCAGTGATGATGTTGGCTTCGCGGTGTATCGCATCGACTTACAAAAATAA
- the cobA gene encoding uroporphyrinogen-III C-methyltransferase, with product MAQDAVTPLRKTPRLAVVEGSGYVRAARSQLQAGEVALVGAGPGDPELLTVKALSYLQQADVVLYDYLVSDEIMALIPSETILVCVGKRAGHHSVPQEKTNQLLVDFARQGYRVVRIKGGDPFMFGRGGEELEVLFEAGVKFQVVPGITAAAGATAYAGIPLTHRDYAQSALFVTGHLKAQAEDLDWSTLARGKQTLVIYMGLSNAAAIAEQLQLHGRQASTPVAIIERGTQVNQQVLIGTLQTLPSLASQAQSPALIVVGEVVALAAKLHWFGEQGATQQLDAAQSA from the coding sequence ATGGCGCAGGATGCGGTAACTCCCCTTCGTAAAACCCCCCGCTTAGCCGTTGTAGAAGGCTCAGGTTATGTGCGTGCCGCGCGCAGCCAACTGCAAGCAGGAGAAGTGGCGCTGGTGGGCGCAGGCCCAGGCGATCCTGAGCTACTCACAGTCAAAGCACTCAGTTATCTCCAACAAGCGGATGTGGTGCTCTACGACTACTTAGTGTCCGATGAAATCATGGCGCTCATCCCAAGCGAGACGATTTTAGTCTGTGTGGGGAAACGCGCAGGCCATCACAGTGTACCGCAGGAGAAAACCAATCAACTCTTGGTCGATTTTGCCCGTCAAGGTTATCGCGTGGTGCGCATCAAAGGCGGCGACCCTTTTATGTTTGGCCGCGGTGGTGAAGAGCTAGAAGTGCTGTTTGAAGCTGGCGTGAAATTTCAGGTTGTCCCCGGCATCACCGCAGCTGCTGGTGCAACGGCGTATGCTGGCATTCCGCTCACTCATCGTGATTACGCCCAATCAGCGCTGTTTGTCACCGGCCATTTAAAAGCGCAAGCCGAGGATTTGGATTGGTCAACGCTGGCGCGTGGTAAGCAAACCTTAGTGATTTACATGGGCTTGAGCAACGCTGCGGCAATCGCTGAACAGCTCCAGTTGCATGGCCGCCAAGCGAGCACGCCCGTGGCAATCATTGAACGTGGCACTCAAGTCAATCAGCAGGTGCTGATTGGCACATTGCAAACTTTGCCCAGTTTAGCCAGCCAAGCGCAATCTCCAGCGCTGATTGTGGTGGGGGAAGTGGTCGCGCTTGCCGCCAAGCTGCACTGGTTTGGCGAACAAGGCGCAACACAGCAGCTTGATGCGGCGCAGTCAGCGTAA
- the cysD gene encoding sulfate adenylyltransferase subunit CysD: MDQQRLTHLKQLEAESIHIIREVAAEFDNPVMMYSIGKDSSVMLHLARKAFYPGKIPFPLLHVDTDWKFRDMIAFRDATAKKYGFELLVHKNPEGIAAGINPFVHGSSKHTDIMKTQGLKQALNKYGFDAAFGGARRDEEKSRAKERVYSFRDKNHTWDPKNQRPELWRTYNGQINKGESIRVFPLSNWTELDIWQYIYLENIEIVPLYLADVRPVVQRDGMLIMVDDERMELREGEQIEHKSVRFRTLGCYPLTGAIESQANTLTEIIEEMLVATSSERQGRAIDHDQSGSMELKKRQGYF, encoded by the coding sequence ATGGATCAACAACGTTTAACCCATTTAAAACAGTTGGAAGCAGAAAGTATCCACATCATTCGTGAAGTGGCGGCAGAATTTGATAATCCGGTGATGATGTACTCGATTGGTAAGGACTCATCGGTGATGTTGCATTTGGCGCGTAAAGCGTTCTATCCGGGCAAAATTCCGTTTCCTTTGCTGCATGTTGATACCGACTGGAAGTTTCGCGACATGATCGCGTTTCGCGATGCAACGGCAAAAAAATACGGCTTTGAGCTGTTGGTGCATAAAAATCCGGAAGGAATCGCTGCAGGAATTAACCCGTTCGTGCATGGTTCTTCCAAACACACCGACATCATGAAAACCCAAGGCTTGAAGCAAGCATTGAACAAATATGGCTTTGATGCAGCTTTTGGTGGGGCGCGTCGTGATGAAGAGAAATCGCGTGCCAAAGAGCGTGTCTACTCTTTCCGCGATAAAAACCACACTTGGGATCCGAAAAATCAGCGCCCAGAGCTATGGCGAACCTATAACGGCCAAATCAACAAAGGCGAAAGCATTCGCGTGTTCCCACTCTCTAACTGGACTGAACTGGATATTTGGCAATACATCTATTTGGAAAATATTGAAATAGTGCCTCTGTATTTGGCTGATGTACGCCCGGTTGTACAGCGTGATGGCATGCTGATCATGGTGGATGATGAGCGCATGGAACTGCGTGAAGGTGAGCAGATTGAACACAAAAGCGTGCGTTTCCGCACTTTAGGTTGTTACCCACTGACTGGGGCCATTGAGTCACAGGCCAACACACTGACCGAAATTATTGAAGAGATGTTGGTGGCGACGTCGAGTGAGCGTCAAGGCCGCGCGATCGACCACGATCAGTCGGGATCAATGGAACTGAAAAAACGTCAAGGTTACTTCTAA